AGCATGGTGTTAACTTATCGAAACGGGTTGTTGCTTTTATTGCTCATAAATATTTTCTTGTTGTCAACTTCTATTTTTTCATGGAACTATTATGATGTTAGATATTTTCTTGAATGGGCAAAAGTTGTCAGGGATCATGGGATATTATATGTATATAAGTATGCTAGAAAAGTTGCTTACCCCCCTATTGCGGTATTGACTTTTGTATTACCGCATCTCTTAGCAACATCGATTACAACGTCTCTCCCGATCATAAGATTGATTGATAAGTTACCATTAATCTTGGCTTTTAACTTGATCTTTATATTTTTAAGAAACAAGCATGGTTTAAAAACAGCTCATTACTGGCTAGCTAATACTGTTCCGTACCTTGTAATAATGGTTTATCAATTTGATCTCTTACCTGCATTATTTATACTCTTAGCTGCATATGAGCTTGCTAAGCCTGATAGAGATCCTTTAAAAACTGCTGTTTACCTTTCATTAGCAATTCTTTATAAACAAATACTGGTATTTTTAGCATTAATACCTTTAATTATTTATTATAAGGAGAAACGTTTCAGAGATCTTAAAAAATATGTTGCTGCAGGAATAGCTGTGGCATCTATAGTTATTCTACCATTCCTAATTGTAGACCCCTATGCTTTCATCTATAAAGTCCTATTATATCATTCTCAAAGATATCCTCAAGAGCTTAGCTTATGGGCTATACCATTATACCTATACAACTATGATTATACTAGGCTGCCTTCATGGATAACCGATGCTTGGCTTCCAATATATGTGGTTGCTTTGATACTTTATTTCATGAAGATCATAAAGATTAATAGGTTTGATGAACCAATTATCTACAAGTACTTTGTAATATATATATTGATGACGCTGATAATCAGTAAAGTTAACAACCTAGGTTATTTAACATGGGCTCTACCACTGTTAGCAATAATAATTAATAGTAAGAATAACATGTTCGATGGATTAAGGTTTCTATATATTGCTGTATCATGGATAGAGGGGATACTGTATCCTTTCGTAACATTATTTGCAGCATCAGTTGTTTATGGCTCAGTATTCATAGTTGAGGATTTATCGTATTACTCTGCATTATGGTCTATAGAGAGATCAATTGATAGAACAATGTTTGTATTCTCACTCATAGATTATATGAGAGTATACTTCTACAATGTCTTCGAAGCTCTATATCGTGGAATGGGTATATCAGCCACAATATATACACTACTATACAACTGGTACTTAGCCCACACCATCTACAAAATATACAAGTATTATCCATGACAAAATTTTTCCAGACCAGCTAATGATTAATAATGGAGTCCATTAGTCTAAATATGTTTGTCTACATAATAGTTGCAGAGTGATCATAAAATGCTCTACTTTATCGGCTTAGGTTTATCAATAAATCATTTAACCCTTGAAGCAATCGATGCTTTGAGGAATGCGGATAAAGTATACATTGATACATATACAAATATTGTGCCTGATTTCTCACTTGACAAACTAGTTGGTCTAGTGGGTGAAGAGAAAGAATTTGTTATGGCTAAAAGAGAACTTCTCGAGGGAAAAAACATATATTATATTGTCGAAGAAGCATCTAAGAAAAATATCGCTATTCTAGTTCCAGGAGACCCATTCATAGCTACTACCCACGACGCCATAAGGGTTGAAGCATTGAGAAGAGGAGTAAAGATAAGAGTTGTCAATGGCTTATCTATTTATTCATTAGCACCTTCAAGAACAGGTCTTCAAGCCTATAGGTTTGGGAAAACAGTGACTCTTGTTTATCCCGATTATTTTAAACCATACTCTACTATTGAAACAATATATGATAATCTAGATAGAAACCTGCATACACTTCTTCTCCTAGACTTGAAGATTGAAGAAAACAAAGCTATGACTATTCCTGAAGCTATCGATATACTTATTGAACTTGATGAAAGAAGGGTTTTAGAAAATATTATAGGAGTAGGATTGGCACAGCTAGGCTCTTCTATGGAGAAAATAGTTGCTGATCGATTAGCTGACCTGAAAAAATATGCTTATCCCTCGCCTCCTCACTCCATAATAATTGTTGCCAAGCCTCATCCCGTCGAGCTCGATAATCTATACTATGTTTGTGGATTACCTGAACATCTTTATCGAAGATACAGTGTTTCGAAGACTTATCCATAAACTTTTAATTCCCAAATAATTCATATTATTGGGATAAGTTGGACGAGGTGTCCAATATGAGAAAGCTAATCATATACTTATTAATACTAGCAATACTGCTCTATCCAGCTTATACTGGAGCAATAAAAACCAGTATCTCCAGTGTTATAGTAACAGATGCTCTAGGTAGAACAATAGTTTTAAACAAAACACCTGAGAAAGTAGTATCATTGGCTCCAAGCATAACTGAAACATTATTCTATCTAGGATTACAAAGATTTATTGTTGGAGTTGATAACATATCATATACCGATCCATATTTTGGCATTGAAGAATATGTTAAAAACCATAATATCTCACCAGTCGGAGGATACTGGTGGAGCACAATATCCGTTGAGAAAATACTAGCATTAAACCCAGATATAGTGTTTGCTGACAAAGGAGCACACCAACCCTTACTAAACGTGCTAGAACAATATAATATCACAGTAGTATATCTCAACGGAGGCTCAGCTAAATCCATACAAGATATATATTCTGATTTAGACATTATCGCACAAGTATTCAATGTATCAAGTAATAAAATATCAGAGTTCATAAATGATCTCGAAACAGAAATCAATAAGTATCATAACTTAATCGCTGAGAAAGGAACAATTAAGGCATTGGCTGTAGTAGGAATTTATAATGGAATATGGGTTGCAGGTAAATCAACATATATAGATGACCTATTAAGTAGGCTAGGACTAATCAATGCTGCAGAAACAATTGGTTGGAAAGCTGTCAATATCGAAACCATTGCGGAATGGAATCCAGACATAATACTGGTTACAAGTACTGGGATCGATAATCAAACTCTTAGAAACGCTGGATTATACGATCTAGGCGTTCCAGTAGTATTGCTTAATCAAACAATAACCGATGCACTGAGCAGACCGAGTCCCTTAATAATTAATGTGCCAAGAATGATCTATAGTATTATAGATGAATATTTTGGAAGCAAAACAGTGACAACTACAACCACTACTACAACTACTACAACAATCACCACCACGACAACAATGACGACTACTACAACAACCACTACTATGGCCACAACCAGTATAGAATCAACAACTACAAATTCACCAAGCAATTCCATACATACCGCTACTGAGAAAGAGGTAGAGAAAGGAACAGATTATATAATGATAACTATACTCGTTGTCTCAGCGTTTATTATAGGCTTACTACTAGGTTATGCATTGTTCAGAAAAACAAGGTGATCAATTGAGCCATGAATACTAGGACAATATTTATTTTAATCTCTACTTTTTTACTCATATTATTATTTATAACTATGTATTTTTCTATATATGGAGGTCATCCATTAAGCGTTCTTGTTTTAAAATATAGGTTTTATAGAGTGATCGAAGCTGTTACTGCAGGTTTTGTACTGGGATTTGCTGGAGCTTATTTACAGGCTAGTTTGAGAAATCCTCTTGTAGACCATTATATTCTAGGTATTGGTAGTGGAGCTCTTTTCACTGTTTATTTAGCTTACTTGTTATTCTCATCTGTCCAGCTATTAGTTTATTCATCAATAGCTATTATTGGAGGATTAACAGCATTAGCGATCACGGTGCTCATAGCTGAATCTATTGGGGGAGGAGCAACATCTTATGTATTAGCGGGTCTCGGCGTTAACTCGTTGTTTTCAGGCTTATCTGTTCTATTATCATATTTTATATTAACAGTTAACCCATACGCATTATATTTACTTGTAGGCTCATTTATTGTTGCATCTCCTGCTTATCTCCCAATAATAATTTTCTCTATAATACTTGTTGTAACGGGTTATTTCCCACTGGCTAAGCCGTTGAATGCTCTTATACTAGGTGATGAATATGCTTATCAACTAGGATATAATCCTAGAATATATCGTTTAGCATCTATTCTATTAGCTGGAATATCTTCCTCGCTCATAGTTAGTTGTTTTGGATTAATCGGTTTTCTAGGATTAGTAGCACCACATATTGCTAGGCTATTGGTGAGAAGCAGTGATAATCGATACGTATTGTTTTTATCTGGTCTACTAGCTTCTATACTATTGTTGATAACCGATGATATCTCTAGAATACTCCTAGTATCAGTGACAGGAGAAGTTCCTGCAGGAGCTATAGTATCGGTCTTTGGCGCACCATTCTTTCTCTTCCTCATAGTTTCTCGTAGAAGAGGTGGGGTGAGATAATAAGATTTGAAAATGTAACAGTTAAGTATAGAGGAGTAATTACTGCTCTTAAAAACATAGATATTACTATAAAAGAACACATGGTAACATGTATTATCGGACCTAATGGCGCTGGAAAAACAACGTTGTTAAAAACAATTGCTAAAATAACAAGTTATGATGGATCAATATATATTGATGGAAGAGAACTACGTGAATATCCTCTCAGAACTATTTCGAAGCTAATATCTTATGTTTCACAAATAGAAGCTGTAGACATATTATCACTTACAGTTAAAGAAGCATTATTAACAGCTAGGTATCCAGTATCTAAAGCTTTCTTCGAGACAAGCGAGGATCTCAGAATAGTAGAGGAGGTTTCAAAAATGCTACAAATAAATGATCTACTTGATAGAAGACTCAGCGAGCTAAGCTCTGGAGAGCTTCAAAGAGTTGTGCTTGGCCTTGGACTAGTTAAGAAGCCGAAATATCTATTACTGGATGAACCAGATAACCACATGGATCTAAACTATAAGGCTCGCTTAATGGAATGGATCAGGGATTGGAGAAGGTTTTCAAACATTATATTAACAACGCATGATATAATGTTTGGCACTGATATAGGCGAATACTTTGTAATACTACATAGAGGAACGCCTGTCTTTATTGGAGATAAGAATGACTTATTAAAACACTATGATATCCTAGAAAAAATCTATGGTGTCAAAATTGCTAGGATAAGTGTTAACGGCAAAACTCGTTTAGTACCATTATATGAGATAATATCATAGAACCTTGTATAGAGAAAATAATAGTATTGAGTCATAGATGTATTTCCGGTAATGATTCCACAGGATAAACAATGAATCATTCTCAACAAGATCTCTGACTAGCCTCTCATACTTGATAGCTAGTTCTCCAGGCAATCCCGGAATATCTATTTTATCCCCAATAGTATATCCTATGATTTCTAGAGAGCCTGGATCCATTGTATATATCACTATGTAGTCTCGGAATCTCAGGATCTTATATTTTATATCCTCCAAGATCCCTTGTGGAAAACCATTCATTGAGACAAGAACTTGTTTTCCTAAATCATACCTATTAATTACTAGTCCCCGCAATGTTTCGGAGGCTTGTTCGCTTATGCAGACACTATAGTTTGTTTTATGGAGAAAACCTTTATCCACCAATTTATTAATTCTACTACGGGTTTTTCTCTCAGTATATCCCAGTGTTTTATATACAAATACTCTTCCAGCGCATTTGTTTTCATAATATATTAGAATAATGGATAAATACTTGATCTTATCCTGCTCACTCATTCCAGGCAATTCGTTGATTAGCCTAGCTAATTGCTCCATATCTATACTGTTCAAGCCTTACTCCCAAGAAGCTTGAGTGCCTCCTTTGTATCTACTATTTTAGCTCCATAGTTTTTCTCCATATATTTCAAAGCATATTCGTGGTCTTCCCGGCTGAAGGCTGCTACAGCATCTTTTACAACGTATATATTGTATCCATAATAGAATGCATCCCATGCTGTGTGTAGAACACATATATGTGTATGTATTCCTGTTAAGAATACTGTGTCTATTCCTAGATCTCTCAATAACATGTCTAGCCCGGTATCTCTGAAGCCGCTATAGCTCCTCTTATATAATACATAGTCCCTACTTGTTGGTTCAAGTTCTTTTATTATTCTTGATTCTTCACTATTTATTAATGCGTGTTCACCCCATAGTTTGAGTTCGTGATCTACTGGGAAATGCCTGTCAGCAACATATATTACTGGGATACCATTGTTTCTCGCAGTATCTATTAGTTTCTTAATGTTTGGAACAATTTTTTCAGCATCAGGGCTCTTAAGTCTTCCATGAACAAATTCTTCAAGCATATCAATAACTATTAGTGCAGGCTTCACAGGATATCACCTCTACATGAAAAATATTGTTTTCCGAGAATAACTATTTACATATAAGGCTTTATATCATGTTTTTCTACGGGGAACAATGAATTTCTTCCCATTATACTCTGCTATCATTGTTTTCCCAGTCTTCAATAGTTTATCTAGTATTTCCTCGAAGTTGGCGCCTCTCTTATCAGCTATGTATTTTAAATAGTCAAGTCTTATTGGGTGAACATTTATTGTTCTTAAAACCTCTTCTACAAGGTTTTCTGAGAATTTGAATAGGGGTTGCTCAGGATAATTTAGCACTTCTACTCTGTTCTCTCCAAGTTTTTCAGCGAAAATATTGTATGCGATCAAGAAATCATCCTTGTCGGGTATAGTAACGAATTTTTCTGCTGGAGGCCTTATGGGTGCTTGAATATATGCTTTATCAAATCTTATATTTGAGAGATAATCCGCTATTCCCTCGTATTCTTCGATACTGGTATTCATGTTTTTGACAAGCATTGTTTCAGTTATTAATTTTCCACGGTATTTCTTCGAGAAATTAATTATTCCCTCGAGAATTTTTTCAAGCGATAGCTCGGGATGGGGTCTGTTAAGTTTTCTCCAAGTCTCCTCGTTTACAGTATCTACTTTTACAGAGACTATATCAAATAATAATAGGTCTTCGACAACGTCTTCCCTATATATTAGAGAAGCATTTGTAAATATTGCTAATGGAACACTTATCCTCTCCTTGATCAACCTAGCTTCTAATCCAAGGTTTTTATCAAGTGTGGGTTCACCATTTGGAACAAAAGATACCACATCAGGCTTCTTCTCCTCAACCTCTCTAATAACAGCTTCAACAAGCTTGTAGGGGTCATAAAAACTTATCCTATCAATAATAAGCCTAGTTGTCCTTCCAGCCTGGCAATATACACAGCTATAACTACAATACTTGTTATAAACATTATTTACACCCAAACTCAAACCAAGCCTCCTAGAAGGAACAGGTCCAAAAACAATACTATCCATAGCCACCACTACATCACCAATACCAATCCATAGATTTACTTAACATAACAAACATAAACCAAAATAATCATTTCCAAAACCAGATCAACACTAGATAAGATAAGAAATAGAGATTTGAAAACTTATAATTTAGAAATCACCACCTTAGAACCCTGGTTTTGTCAATGAATGTATAGGCCACTCTAGTTGTTCATGATAAATCTCTCCAATCCCCTTCAATGAATAAGAACAATAGATAGCTCATCATACCAAAAACAACCCTTTTAATACCAGAAAGAAATATTAACCCGATAAAAACGTTCAATCCGATGATAACTATTTATAAAAGGATCTTATCATAACATTCTAGGAAAGATTATTATTTCGCCGTTATACCTAATTATTTATGCTGAGAATTTAAAGCCCCTTTATAAACCATAATTAATATGCATAGTTAATATAATTGTTTAAACAGAAGATAAAAGGGTTCCTGGTGGTTTATGTGGAGCTCCAATAGGTCCCTCATCGAGGGAATGAAAACCCGATCCAAGAGGGGGAGCTCATACAAAACTAATACACTAGCAACCATAAAATATTATTGGATGATGAGCGACTTCGGTGTTGAGCTTATGCGATGAAGAACCGTGTGAGGGCTGATATTTTGTTTAATAATTTAACGCCCCCTCTGCTCAGGCGGGCTTACTGCCTATGGGGGTGGCTATAGTCTTCGGATGTGGGGCCTTCTGGGGTTGTCCTGAAAGGGAGCAAGCTCCTCTAAGGGGTGATGGGCTCAAAGCCTATGCAGACTAAACCCCACAGTTGACGTATATACATGTGGGGAAAGCGCTTCATTGAGAGCATTCAGCTATATCGTGGAGAAACCAAAACCAAAAGAATACACAGTAAACTATGCTGATAGAACACAGCTCTTAAAACGCTAAAAACGATCAAATTTATGAAAACACATAATATTTTCCTAACCAGTTTCTTCATTGTATAGTTCCAATACTTAACTAATGAATGAATTACTTAATCAAGAATTTTCAGAAACAAAATATTTCTGCTTAGTAAAAAATACTGTGCTGATACACAATATTATGTTTAGCCTATATTTATGAAAGAGAACTTTATAATATGAGAAACACATAGACTGTATATATGGTGTATATACCATGAGCGATTTAATAACCGTTAGAGTTCCCCGCGAAATTAAGGAGAAGATGAGGAAATACCGCAATATTAACTGGAGCGAAGTTGTGAGAAAAGCCATTCTAGAGAGATTAGCAATTGAAGAGGCTAGGGAAAAGAAATTGATGGCTTCTAAAGTTATGGATAGTATTAGGGAAAAAATTCTTAGAACACATGGTCCAACAAATTATGATTCATCAGAGGCGATTAGGTATTGGAGAGAGTTAAGAAAATAGTTGTTGATGCCAGTGTTGCTGTAAAATGGTTTGTGCCTGAAAAGAACTATGAAAAAGCGTTGTGATCCGTGATAAATATATTAATGGAGAGTTAGAAATCTACGCACCAAACCTATTAATCTATGAAGTTGCAAATGCTTTAAAACTTCGTAGAACCTATAAACTTACCGTTTGTCCCTACCGTATCATTCTATATTTATGTATCTTCGGTGAGGACTTCCACCTCTCCCATAGTCTTTTCTCGAAGGCTATGGGGTCATGGGCGGCTGTCGAGGCCAACGGCACGGGCCTCCCATCTACGGTGATCCCTAGGGGTTTTGGAGCATTGCTCCCATCAACCCCTAGAGCATAAACCAACACAAGAAAACATAATCCAAAAAACTTAAAGCTTACTGCCCTGCCTCTTATATCCTAGATAGTATCCAGTTAGGAATGCTACGGATACTAATGTTATAAATATTGTTAAGACGAGTACTAGTGGTGTATGAGGTTCCTTGGAGGAGGTACTGTTAGTGCTGACTGCTTCAGTTGATGATAGAATACTTTCCCAATCGATCCTAATACCTTTATCCTCGTTTCCACTACTAAATCTTCCACTATCAAGTAGTCCTGCACTTGGTCCTGGTATTGGGCCGTCCTTTCCAAGCTCGACCCAAAACAGAGTATAGTCTTTCCTTAGAAGTATTATTGGAGAGAGCGTGCCGTTGCCCCTATGAAGATACATGTCTTCAATAATCAAATCATCATAGCTCTTAACATTCATACCAGCTTGTTTTGCAAGCGAAACTATTTTGTTGAGATAAGCCTCATCCACTCTAAAGACATCCACTCTACTGGTGAGCCAAGGTATGAATCCTTCAACGTAGACTGCACGCAAACCACTATTATACTCTGGAACACAACACCTCACTCTAATTGGTGGCTCAACTCTATAGCCATCAATGTAGATATAGTAGACTTCGTAGGGGTTATAGAGTATTTTCTGGACACTTTGGTTCGCAGGTACAGTACATGTTGTTGTTCCTCCTGAAACATTACATATATACCCTATTCTCTCATAAGCTGTTCTCTCACCATACTGACCAGCATATTTAATAGAATATCTCGTGGAGACTGTCATGGTCTTCTTGATGATATTAATATAATTATATGTCATATAATATGACATATATGACCCTGTCCGGCCATCACCGATCCTTATGAGGAAGCTACCCATATCACCAAGTGCTACAACAACATCTTTACCACTATAGACACCATGGAATACATAGATCTTTTCCGGACCAAGTTCTCTAGTACCGACTAGTTCAAGATGTCCGGCGATCGAGGAAGGATCGTCTGATACAAGATATAAGATCTGGTTAAGTCGATCTACAACCTCACCCTCCCTATGAATATAGAATACTTTAAACTCCTTCCCCTTAAGATCACTGAGATTGACGGCTGAATACTCCTCAACGGCCTCGAGGGGCACTCCATAGCTACTAGAATTCTGCTGACCAATAGTGATAGGATACTGCATAATCAATGAAGCAATAATCACAACTATAACTATGAAGGCTGGAATAATCTTCTGCATTATCAATTACCTTTTCCTTCAAGCTCTACTACATACTATTTATAATTATTTATCTTATATAGCTAATCATTATACAGAATTGTTCGAATACTTGGACAATAGTAATCATAATTTTGTGTTACAGCAGAGCATGTAGATGGAGGTGTTTGGTTTGTTTTAGCAATTACATGATCTGTTGGTCTCTATCTTTAAACAGTACATAGTTAATTCATTATTTCTTAATATCTGGTATGGTATTGTAATTAATGGAGCCCATTTTCTTGGCATGGCTGCCTAGTGCTCATGCCTACATAGTCTCTACCAAGCTTGTAGGTTTATTTCCAGCATGATCTATTCCCCGATCCATATATATTCGATTATGGAAAGTAGTGATGGGAAGCTTTGAGGACAATCCATGGATCATTAGCTAGGTATTAGCTCAGGGTATGTATCGTGAGTAGCGATAACAGGCATGGCCTCTAATAACGGTTCCATAATAAATTCATTTCAAAATATTTAGCCATACTTAAGAATTATTAATATAAAAATAATATTGTGTAATGTAAATAATAATATAATAGTTTTATAGCTCGGCGGTCTCTCTAGTATGGAAGTGTGTAAGGAGAAGTCTCTTCTACAAGATCCATTCTCAGGATTAGTGGTTGGAGAATAAGTTTTGAATAGCAAATTGTATTTCAAGGAGATCAGGGTACAGGTAACTACTACCCGGTGTTAATAATGACTATATACATTGTTTCCGAAGTAGCGGAGAGGAGTTCTATGACATGGATAAGAACATGTTCTACAAAATAGTCGATGAAGCTGTAGAATCTAGTGTTTCGAAGATAAGTTGCTTGAGGGGAGTGAAACCCATAGTACACCCAGATATTATTGATTCCCCATTCTACGCCAATTGAAGGGGCATAAAACTTTAAGTATTTCAGATCGTATCTTTCTGTATCGGATGATGTTTTGTGTTGGATAGGTTGTTGCCTCCTAGGGAGGCTTGTCGTAGGCTTGGTATTAGTTTTATCACTTTGAAGAGATGAATTTATTCTGGTAAGATACGTGCTGTCAAGACACCTACTGGTAGGTGGATGATCCCTGAGAGTGAAGTGGAGAGAATCATTAGTGGGGGCGAGGGGACAGACGGTTAGAGTTGCTAGGACGGTTGTGGTTGAATCTGCTCGGATTCCTAGGAAGTTGTTCAAGGTTTTTGTTGAAGTTGAGGGTATGTATCGTAACATGGTTGAGCAACTAACAATATATGCTGTTAGAAACACTATCACCAGTTTTACAAGGCTTAAAGCACTAAAATACCGTGAACTCAGAAGGCTCTACCCCAAACTACCATCACATTATGCATATACTGCGTGCCAAGACTCATCAACAAGAGCTAAGAGCTTCATACGCTTGAAGAAGCTTGGACAGATAGATAGTGATTATCCTAGAGTTGAGAAGGTATCAATATGGCTTGACGACCACTTGTGGAGACTGGAGGGATACACATCTATTAAGATAGCAACTCATAAAGGCTGGATAAGGATCGAATTTGAGCCACACAAGCAGTACTGGAAGTACATCAATGGTGGATGGAAGCCCGCATCAGAGGCAAAAATAAAACTTGATAAACGAAACAAGAAGATCAAAATATATCTAGTACTAATCAAAGATATTGAACCCTACAAGCCTAGGGGATACATCCCGGTAGACGTTAACGAGGACAATATAGCAATACTAGTTGATGATAAACCAGTCCTGCTTGAAACAAATATGAAGAAGATCACTCTGGGATACTATTATCGGAGGAAGAGGGTTCAGGAAAAATACGATAAAATCTACGGTGTAAAATCTAGAGTTAAGAA
This is a stretch of genomic DNA from Staphylothermus hellenicus DSM 12710. It encodes these proteins:
- a CDS encoding ABC transporter ATP-binding protein, with product MDITIKEHMVTCIIGPNGAGKTTLLKTIAKITSYDGSIYIDGRELREYPLRTISKLISYVSQIEAVDILSLTVKEALLTARYPVSKAFFETSEDLRIVEEVSKMLQINDLLDRRLSELSSGELQRVVLGLGLVKKPKYLLLDEPDNHMDLNYKARLMEWIRDWRRFSNIILTTHDIMFGTDIGEYFVILHRGTPVFIGDKNDLLKHYDILEKIYGVKIARISVNGKTRLVPLYEIIS
- a CDS encoding radical SAM protein → MDSIVFGPVPSRRLGLSLGVNNVYNKYCSYSCVYCQAGRTTRLIIDRISFYDPYKLVEAVIREVEEKKPDVVSFVPNGEPTLDKNLGLEARLIKERISVPLAIFTNASLIYREDVVEDLLLFDIVSVKVDTVNEETWRKLNRPHPELSLEKILEGIINFSKKYRGKLITETMLVKNMNTSIEEYEGIADYLSNIRFDKAYIQAPIRPPAEKFVTIPDKDDFLIAYNIFAEKLGENRVEVLNYPEQPLFKFSENLVEEVLRTINVHPIRLDYLKYIADKRGANFEEILDKLLKTGKTMIAEYNGKKFIVPRRKT
- a CDS encoding RNA-guided endonuclease InsQ/TnpB family protein translates to MKWRESLVGARGQTVRVARTVVVESARIPRKLFKVFVEVEGMYRNMVEQLTIYAVRNTITSFTRLKALKYRELRRLYPKLPSHYAYTACQDSSTRAKSFIRLKKLGQIDSDYPRVEKVSIWLDDHLWRLEGYTSIKIATHKGWIRIEFEPHKQYWKYINGGWKPASEAKIKLDKRNKKIKIYLVLIKDIEPYKPRGYIPVDVNEDNIAILVDDKPVLLETNMKKITLGYYYRRKRVQEKYDKIYGVKSRVKKKILRKLREKKKKHSIRWKTANIIVREAVRRGYGIALEQLGRRSANNMIKKVRDRQLRHRIYQASFKSIQNAIAEKAREYGVPVIYVDPRNTSRQCPIHRAPILYDNGSRIGKCSIGGEFWHRDVVACYNILSRTLGVDGSYAPKPLGITVDGRPVPLASTAAHDPIVLDRGLWERWKSPPKIHKYRMTR
- a CDS encoding ABC transporter substrate-binding protein, with translation MRKLIIYLLILAILLYPAYTGAIKTSISSVIVTDALGRTIVLNKTPEKVVSLAPSITETLFYLGLQRFIVGVDNISYTDPYFGIEEYVKNHNISPVGGYWWSTISVEKILALNPDIVFADKGAHQPLLNVLEQYNITVVYLNGGSAKSIQDIYSDLDIIAQVFNVSSNKISEFINDLETEINKYHNLIAEKGTIKALAVVGIYNGIWVAGKSTYIDDLLSRLGLINAAETIGWKAVNIETIAEWNPDIILVTSTGIDNQTLRNAGLYDLGVPVVLLNQTITDALSRPSPLIINVPRMIYSIIDEYFGSKTVTTTTTTTTTTTITTTTTMTTTTTTTTMATTSIESTTTNSPSNSIHTATEKEVEKGTDYIMITILVVSAFIIGLLLGYALFRKTR
- a CDS encoding FecCD family ABC transporter permease; translation: MNTRTIFILISTFLLILLFITMYFSIYGGHPLSVLVLKYRFYRVIEAVTAGFVLGFAGAYLQASLRNPLVDHYILGIGSGALFTVYLAYLLFSSVQLLVYSSIAIIGGLTALAITVLIAESIGGGATSYVLAGLGVNSLFSGLSVLLSYFILTVNPYALYLLVGSFIVASPAYLPIIIFSIILVVTGYFPLAKPLNALILGDEYAYQLGYNPRIYRLASILLAGISSSLIVSCFGLIGFLGLVAPHIARLLVRSSDNRYVLFLSGLLASILLLITDDISRILLVSVTGEVPAGAIVSVFGAPFFLFLIVSRRRGGVR
- a CDS encoding cysteine hydrolase family protein, which encodes MKPALIVIDMLEEFVHGRLKSPDAEKIVPNIKKLIDTARNNGIPVIYVADRHFPVDHELKLWGEHALINSEESRIIKELEPTSRDYVLYKRSYSGFRDTGLDMLLRDLGIDTVFLTGIHTHICVLHTAWDAFYYGYNIYVVKDAVAAFSREDHEYALKYMEKNYGAKIVDTKEALKLLGSKA
- the dph5 gene encoding diphthine synthase, which codes for MLYFIGLGLSINHLTLEAIDALRNADKVYIDTYTNIVPDFSLDKLVGLVGEEKEFVMAKRELLEGKNIYYIVEEASKKNIAILVPGDPFIATTHDAIRVEALRRGVKIRVVNGLSIYSLAPSRTGLQAYRFGKTVTLVYPDYFKPYSTIETIYDNLDRNLHTLLLLDLKIEENKAMTIPEAIDILIELDERRVLENIIGVGLAQLGSSMEKIVADRLADLKKYAYPSPPHSIIIVAKPHPVELDNLYYVCGLPEHLYRRYSVSKTYP